gctTAATGGaatataaagtatatgagattagtctaaagggacatagttatcattttattgttctaaaaaaacaattttccctagAATATTTAGGATTTTTGCGTTTATATCATAGATTTTTTTAGGAAATGAAAGATTATCATCTTTTAAGTTGCTGTAATAGTTAAATATTAGGGAATCTCACTTACCATTTTTATGGAAacttatatattagtttttgtaaatttatttgttaattaaaaatagagTGGCATTCACTTGTAAttattaaggaaaacttacGACTAAATACtaattgtacttcagttttaatagtttagatttgCTTTTAGGCTAAAACCTCTGGCATACTTTTTGTTTGAAGATTACTTTTGCTCTTATGAATCTACAATGGATTTTCCTTGCGAATCCATCTGTTCCCCTAAGAAAAGTGTGCCACTTTCAATCCCGTTCTTTAAAGTTCGTTCCCCATGTGAAACATCACTGAAAACACCAAAACCAGTTTGACATATTCTGCAGTCACATCATGAACACATGTTACCCGTATGAACGGGGGATATATACCTTcatttataaaacaatacaaTGGAGTCAATGTAGCAACCATATTCTGGAAACACATAAGTGGCAAAAGCAGAGAGGTGGCAGGTGTTTCCAAGTAATAACACCGCTCTTGTACAATGATGCAGGATTAAACAAAGTGcgttttaattataattatataatgacTACTCTTTTCAAGATCCTCACTTAACTCACACCACATGTACCAGTAAAGAGATGACGCGGGACCCTCTTTTTACTTTGAGGGCTTGTTCACATTTCTGTAATGATGAGAGAATGTCACGTGGTGACTCGTGACTGGTGAGTatgtaaaagaaagaaaacggAAATGTTTTGGGATCACGAGTTGTAGTGAATGTTTGggttattttttgttaaatgtttgGATCAGtgtctccccctttcacctttTTGccttgtttataatttttcttgtgAAAATCTATCATAAATTTTCTGGAACCGGAATCCATCTATACTACTAGTGTTTTAAGTTTTGAAAACGTAATACTATTCTTGTTTTCTAATCATGTTCACATTAGTTATAagcaattatataataataagttttgaaaatataatttaaaatggaAATAATTTATCTACCAAAACTAGCTTAACTTtatgctgtaaaaaaaaaaagcttaactTTATTATCTAATTGTCAAgggaatttttttattatgctcaaatgtttttttttgttttattatttctcTATTTGTGTTATCACTCATCACCAATTTATAAATCTGCTATATAATGATGAAAAATAATATCGGATTCAATCTATAcaattttagagaaaattagttaaaatacTCTAAGTAGGTTAtcacttttcaaaaatacattcaatCAAAAGTATCTTAATGTTTGAATTTAGAATTTACTGATTATTGTTTGCGGTTTAAAATTCAGAAGATGAAATTGAGTTTATAAACTTCTgcaaatgtttaataaattattcttaaacattaataaataaatatgagagttactttatttttatcacaaatttaaagtatatatgaaaataaaatatatttgaaaaaataatataaaatttgtggTAAAATTGAAATTCTTtataaaaagtatttgattgaatttaTATGCTCCTGTCTATATGTTAATTACGCTTATactcaaaatttatttatatgtgagTTACCCACgcgttattatatttttaacactATCTAACCAGAAAGATTTCCACATTTTCTACCCATAATAAATAGAAACCCttaaatattttacaatttacAGTATgcaattatatattaaatactatatagtttcaaatattttatacgtaccccTCAAAGACAactatatgtattatttatttatttatttttgctaaaaatatATGGATTATTCacaattagtttttcttttaataaaaataaattgtattatGTGACCTCCTTTGGTCAAATTGTATATCTGTAAAAGTCTGTAGATGCCATGTGCTATAAATGAAACTGCTAATAAAATATACGAAACTTTGTCCTTTTAAATGAAATGTACGatgtcaaaagaaaagaaaaaacgtaAATATATATACGCAACCgagaattataaattaatttctcAAACGGTCAAGTCAAACTATAAACCATCTTAGAAAAGTCAACATGAAATATACATCTTAAATACTAGTATAGAACAACATCTCGATATCAGTTTAGTagaaaaaagttaagaaaaataaatgcacaatttgaaatatttatcttttatcttgtcaaagaatttgatatatttatcaGTGTTTGTATTACAGTTAACTGATTTATAATTTATGGCTAATCGTCTACTTAACGTCAAGTAAAAAAAGAATGTCAGATGTCATGTGAGATTGATACACTAGAGACAATATTTCTTATAATTATCATCGATAGATTGATGACAAAGCgcgttattatatattaaaattgaaaaaattggTAAGTAGCATAGTTTGATTATTTGGATCGGTTATGAATTTAATTATTTCCTTATAAGAAAAGCAAACAATTAAGACCTCGATTTTTTGACGACCGTTGATTTTGACGTAGCATTGAAGTATTCCCAGAGAAGGAGGacgcagaaaaaaaaaaaaatagtttcttgTTTTTGAAGCCCGGAAGAACATTCGATTCATTGTTACAGATTCAAGTTTGGGAGTGAAAGGAGACAAAGCTACTCGTGTTCTGTAGCATGCCTTTTTGGTCTTTTAATGGCTGAAGACTTTTCAGTTTATGGTGTGTTCAAGTGAAGAAGCTATTACAGATCTGAGGTAATCTCAGTGATCTGGTTTTGTCTGAGTGATCTAACTATATCATCCTCGTCGTcgtttctctctgtctctctcttctTTGTGGTTGGAGTAAGTTAGGGTTTAATCAAAGGCAGAGTTGCCGCTTCTTCACGTTAAGTGTTTTTTCCGGTTGGTAAGAGTTTGGTGGACCCAAGAAGCGTGTCGGTGATAAGAAAGTAGATTGGTTTTGTTTGCTGTCGGAATTTTAGATGGCTACATCTCCGGCAGAACCTCCTGTTTCAAATTCTCCACCGTCTCCACCGGTGGCTTCACCGCCTTTGGGCAATTCTCTTCCGAGTAACAATGCAACTTCACCACCGCCGTCTCAGTCTCCTCCTCCGGCCACACCACCACCAGTGACATCGCTGCCTTTGGACAATTCTCTTCCGAGTAACAATGCAACTTCACCACCGCCGCCGTCTCAGTCTTCTCCTCCGGCCACACCACCACCGGTGACATCGCCGCCTTTGGGCAATTCTCTTCCTAGTAACAATGCAACTTCGCCACCACCAGTGACACCGCCGCCCTCTCCATCACCACCGCCACCAAACGGAGCTCCTCCTCCGGTTACAACCTCCCCACCAGATGGatcacctcctcctcctcctctgccAAAACCACCTGAGGCGTCTCCTCCCCCACCGCCACAGCCAGTGATCCCTTCACCTCCTCCTGCAATTCCACCACCGCCACCGTCGGTGCAGCAACCGCAAgcttctcctccaccacctccaccaactccaccattACCCCCACCTCCTTCATCTGTTTCTCCTCCACGGTCTTTGCCTTCACCACCAACCTCACAACGTTCTCCTCCTCCGCCGGCTTCAGAACGTCCCATTCAGTCTCCACCTCCACCGCCTTCAGAGCGTCCCATTCAGTCCCCACCTTCACCGCCTTCAGAGCGTCCTGTTcagtctcctcctcctcctccaccttcAAGACCTCCCACTTCATCTCCTCCTTCTCCTTCGCCGCCTTCAGAGCGTCCTATTCAGTCTCCTCCTACTCCTCCACCACCAGAGGATACTAGTCCACCGCCTTCAGATTCTTTTCCACCACCAACATTCTCTTCTCCTCCTGTACCAGGTTCTAACAATCCACCTCAGAACAACCCTACTCCTAGTTCTCCTGATACTTCAAATCCTAGTAACAGTAGTGGCCTTGGTACTGGAGCTATCCTTGGCATCACCGTCGCAGTGGCGCTTGTGTTGTTCAGTCTCATTGGCCTCCTTGTCTGGTGCATAAGAAGACGAGAAAAACGGCTTTCAGCTGTTAGTGGTGGCTACGTCACACCATCACCAAGATCAGGTACTACTTTGATTAACATGTCACTTTTGTTTCTTACATAATGCCATTTCTTGATCTCTCACTACACATGCACAGACTCAGCTTTCTTTAGAACGCAGTCATCTGCACCAGGGAGTCATCGCACGTACTTCTCACAGTCACAATCAGGTGGGTTAGGCAATTCAAAGGCCTTGTTCTCGTACCAAGAACTTGTCAAGGCAACAAACGGGTTCTCGCAAGAGAATCTTTTGGGCGAAGGTGGGTTTGGTTGTGTATATAGAGGGGTGTTACCAGATGGGAGAGTCGTAGCTGTGAAACAGCTTAAAGTTGGTGGAGGACAAGGTGACCGTGAGTTCAAAGCTGAGGTTGAAACCCTTAGCAGAATCCATCACAGGCATTTGGTTTCCATCGTGGGACATTGCATCTCTGATGACCGTAGATTGCTTATTTATGATTTTGTCTCTAACAACGACCTTTACTTCCACCTTCATGGTTAGTAAAAAAGCATTTTACAATTCATATATACATGGATGCACACACCACTGGTACTTACATTACGTCTTCTGAATAGTATCCAAAGAGCTTCTGGACTGGGCAACACGTGTTAGAATCGCTGCTGGTGCAGCTCGTGGACTAGCTTACCTCCATGAAGATTGTAAGTTGCTTCTCACCTCACTGGTTTTAACCTTTTCAGCCATTTTTTCTTGCTTTTGATTGTAACCTTTTAAACCATTTGGCTATTCTTACTGAGCTGTCTATTGTCAGGTCACCCGCGGATCATCCACAGGGACATTAAGTCGTCTAACATTCTTTTAGAGGACAACTTTGATGCTCGGGtaacacattactccccctatTCTTGATTTTTCAAGGTTTTAGTTACATGGTGACTAGTGCCGGTCCTGAGATTTTGGGGAGGCTTGAGGTGATTTAGTAAaggttttaaataatttttttttttttacaaatttgggaaactatatctatataattcgtttcaaaaaaattgtagaCTAATGTTTCACCAGGCTATGCCCAAGCCCAAGACCGGCTCTAATTATTGGTGAATTTGACAATATCTAAACCTCTCACTCTCTTGTAGGTTTCTGACTTTGGTCTTGCAAGATTAGCTCTTGATTGTAACACTCATATCACCACAAGGGTTATGGGAACATTTGGGTACATTCTTGCTTGCCTAGTTTTGATTAAAGGGCACAAGATTGGCATCtacttgatattttttttatctcattCATCCTTTTGCAGCTACTTGGCTCCTGAATATGCATCAAGTGGGAAACTAACAGAGAAATCAGATGTATACTCCTTTGGAGTTGTTCTTCTTGAGTTAATCACTGGACGTAAACCTGTTGATACATCTCAACCACTTGGAGAGGAGAGCCTTGTTGAATGGGTACACCTTCTATTCCAACCTTACTTAACCTGTAAAACATGATTAGTCCTTGAGCTGTTTCCCATCTCTGTTGTTGTTCAGGCACGGCCACTGATAAGTCATGCCATCGAAACCGAGGAGTTCGGTTCTTTAGCAGACCCTAAGCTTGGAGGAAACTATGTGGATTCCGAAATGTTTAGAATGATTGAAGCAGCAGGAGCCTGCGTGCGCCATTCAGCTGCCAAGAGACCCCGGATGGGACAAGTACATAAcattttctcttcatgtttactCTCAAGAGTTTTTTACTTTTGCttagaaatttgaaatgtttttaTTGGCAGATTGTGAGGGCTCTTGAGAGTTTATCTGCGGAAGACCTCACTAATGGGATGAGACTAGGTGAAAGCGAGGTCTTTGACTCAGCTCAACAGTCAGCAGAGATCAGATTGTTCAGAAGAATGGCTTTTGGTAGCCAAAACTACAGTACAGATTTTTTCACACATACTAGTTACAACAGCAGAGACCAAAACGTGTAAATATCATACAcaagatatgtttttttttatcttctcgGCGTTAAGAGGGAACAAAACCCATCAAGAACAGCTAAGTTTTGTCTGAAAAGCTCCCAAGCTCACTTTCTTGAGTGCTCAAAACAGTATGAATctccttttgtttctttgtttactCTTAACTTGTGTTCATGTTCTTGTGTCCATATGGTGAAACTAAAGAGACTACCAAATACAATTTGCAGAAACAGACGAGCATGTGGTAGAGGAAGATGAGGAATAAAGGTTTACTTATGTTCTTGAGCAAGAGGGTTTTGTTTCTTACATGAAAGCACTTtttgtatctatttttttttatgtttctaatttttttttaaatctttaccTTCAAGTTTTATGATAAATCAACAAGGATCTTTCTGTGTCTCGTTGAAGAACGTGTTGATCTGGCTCAAGTTATACATCTAAGAAGACGCATTTACCCCTATGAATCACCATGATGGAGAGTATAATCAAAGGAACGTAGGAAACAAAAGAATCTTAGTTGCTTTGACGTCCAAGATACCTAAACAATGCTTTTTTAAAGTGTAAAGATCCCTTGTGGATTTTCATACAGTTAtgagaaaaaacaaacacatggGATGTTGCTTTGCGTTGCATTGTTGATACCAATATTGGCAAAGGAACACATTCCTTTGACACAATCCTATGTAACCTCTCAATCTATGTTTCCTCCTTCCTTTATATCTTTGTTGTTTTACCTTAACAGTTTTCAATGCATCAAAAACAATGGAACAAGATTGTGGTGCTTTTACAGCAGATTGTGTTGTCCTCTGTTGCTGCTGTGAGTGCTTTATCCTACAGTTCTTTATCTTCATCTTCTACAAGATGCCTTCTAAAGTTGCTCACAAGATGAAGAGGTTTGTCATCAGGAGGCTGCTCAGAGGAAAGAAGAGAAGATTGCTGCCTGCAAAGGATGAGGATTGCAGAGAAGAGGAGCGTTTGCCTGGTGATGTCTCCAGAGTTAGTTGCATGGAAGATATTGAGGAGATGTTGCATGAGCTCTCCATGGAGGGAGAGTTTGTGTTTGGGAGTTTCTGGCGTCAAGGAGAGACTACAAACGATTTTGACTTCGGAAACTCACAATATGAAATAGAAGAAACCAATGATCATTCCTTTGTCATTGCTCATCACACAAGATGTCTTCATTGCTCTAAGAATGACAATATATTAAAGGAATCTTGAAAGAGCCAAAGAGAAAAGACTTAGATGCTATCTCTCTACTAGAAGTATGGTGTATAATCTTCAGAGTTCACTGTAAGAATCTACTTTGTTAATCAGGCAAGGCGCTCAAGAATCAGAATGTACAACTGGTTAACAGTCTATTTACGTCCTGGCAAGTCAGTTGTAAAATGGTTAACTCATGATTCAGGCTCTGACCTCCTCACTGATCTCTTTTTAGCTTCTAATCTCGCGGTGAACCCAACTGTTGTAGGCCTTATTGATCTTTGCCTCACCATATCACAGTACTCAGGGTCATTACACTGACCCTCATACCTCAGCCACTGTATCATCCCATGGTACATTGGGAAGAACCTCATCTGAACCGCGGAGTAGATGAAGTAAGGCAGCAAAGTAGATACAACCACAAAGAGAGTGATGACCCAGTAAGAAAGCGACGGCGCCAGAGCTTCAACAAAGACTCTATACGCACTGGTTGATATACTCGCTGGAAGCTCTCCGTAGACGGTCATGAAGAGGTACCAAACGAGGATGGATCCCCAAATGACAATGTGCTGGATGAGTGTGAAGTAACTGATGGCTAATGCCATCTGCAAGTTCACAACCCAGACGATGCATGTGTACATTGTCCCTCCTAAGATCTCTTTCCCAGGGGTTTTGCCTTGGTGGTTGAAAGCTTGTGGCTCAAGAGAGCTTttgcagaggaagaagatgattacTGCGCTGTAGAATCCGTTGAACATCCATCCAAGTATCCTCCGCCAGCTGAAGAGAACGTTTTGCACACCTTCTTGGTATAACAGTGGAAACTGTGAATCCAAAGACAAAACAAAGAGTTTAGTACACATTgtttaatactccctccgttcccgaaagaatatattaaaaatacaatatatggttacaattaaatttattatttatttttactatacactttccaataactatCAACCAatgatatttaatcaatttaaataagtttaattaatatttcttaattatatacaaaagtactttaaaaatattgaaaatctaGTATTTATGGAACAAGAGGGAGTATGTCAGAAGAGTAAAGCTGTTTTAATGTAATGAAAGAAGTTTACCTTGAGACAGTACCGTGCAGATACATCTTGGTCGAAGACACCAAGAGCAATAACCGGAAGGGACGAGAAGCAAACATTGTAAAGAGATAGGAACCAATCGTTGTAAGCAGGTGTTGATGAGAATGTTGTGTATGCTTCATACAAGAAGAGAGTGAAACCAAACGTAATGTTCTTGTAGAAGAAGTAGCAAATCTGTGAAACAGAGAAAACTACTGTCAAGATTATGTTAAAGAGACTCATGTCACACGCACACTAAAGTGGGTATATACCATTGTTGAGATACGCCTGTAACACCAGTGTCCATGGACTAATAACAAACGTTCCAGATATCTAAACTGAGCAATCGCAATGTCACTTGACATTACAGCCTGCATGCCTTCCACACCGCTGATGCCCACACCAATATCTGCTTCTTGAAGCATCCCAACATCATTTGCGCCATCACCAATAGCTAATGTTGTTTTACCATTTCCAGATTTTACTAGCCTTGCCACCTACATTTGCCATGTACTTCTTGAGAAAAATCTTGACAGTAAACAAAAGTTTAAACCAAAGAAACTGACCAGAGCTTTCTGTTTTGGTGATGAACGACAGCAAATGACAGAAGCACAACCAACGGCGAGCTCTAAGAAGATGTGTTTTATATCATCGTCCAAGGCGTAAGCAAGTGACTTCCCATCAATGATCAAAGCAAAAGCATCAGAGTTCCCACCAGCATACTTTAGCTGAGTCTTTCCATTGATTATCTGCAATAAGACATTCTCTTTTGATGCCTGCAAGATCAAACCAACCACTTTGATTCATTTTATCTTACATAATCTTCTGAAGAACTatcaatgtttttttaaaaaaccttaGCAATGGCATCTTTCTCTCCAGTTTTCTCCAGTGAGTGGATCTCAGGGGTCTCCAAGTTGATTATGATCTGCTTCATGTCTTGTCTGAGTAAACTACTGGCAAAGCTGTCAAAGAGACGCATACAAAAGAGTTCATAGAGTGGAGagaataaacaaacaaaaaaaaactatatacatgAACTCAAAGAGTAGGTGATACCCAGAAAAATAGATACCCAATATTGATAGCAGTCTCCATTTTGTCACCAGTCAAAACCCAAATCTTGATTCCTGCTTGTGCTAGCTTGTCAATGCAATCAGGGACCTGAAAAAAATCAATGTTAAAAGTGTTTTCAATACACTAAAATGATTATATGTATAACATCAGTGGCCATgcttactccattttggagtttaTCCTCAACAGCGGTAGCTCCAAGAAGGATCAAGTCTTTCTCAACTTTCTCCGTGACTTCCTCTATCAATGATTCTCTATCAGCACTAACCGAGCTCTTTGCTTCACTGATTCTCACACTAAAATCTTTGTATTCTTTCTCGTCGAGTTCACGGTATGCAAGTATCAAAGTTCTAAGGCCTGCATCAGCATACTCGTTGACATGGTCCCTTGTTTCCACCTCAAACTCTCTACCGTTCTTAGAAAGTCTCTCAAACATAACACTGgtcaaagaaacaaaataagttCAAAAAGgaagatatgtttttttttaataaagtcaCACTTACTTGTCTGCTCCTTTACAAAGTAGTAAGAGCTTCCCATCTTCATCCTGCACTATCACCGACATTCTCTTCCTTGTGCTGTTGAACTCAAGAACGTTCAGCACTTTGTACAGCCTCTCAACTCTTTTGCCAGTCACAAGATCAAGCTCTCTTACAGATATACTAGTTTGAGTTCTGTTATAAAACTCAAACCCAAGCTCCCTTGCTGCAATAACAAAAGCTGCTTCATCAGGAGACTCAGCCTCATAAGAGATCTTCTCTGTGTCCTCATCCCCTTCAGGTATCACCGTATGGCACACCGCAAGCAATCTCAAAAACTTCTGAATAACATCAGCGTGAGGTTCAGTGACCCAGTTCCCATTCATTATCCTCTCATCTCTAAAATTAAACCCTTTCACCTTGGCCTCTTCAGCAAACGGTTCCTTATTGTACTCCACATCATCGCTCTGAAGCACCAGAGGAGAGCCTTTCCTCCTTCCCATAGCCATCTCAACCTCAGTGACGCCGCGTCCGTAAGCCGTCCCGGCGACAGAACACTTGATGAACTCCATGGAGTTGCAAGTCAATGTCCCAGTCTTGTCGGAGAGGATTGTATCCACCTGACCAAGCTCCTCGTTTAAATTAGAGGTTCTTGCACGAGCCGGCTTGTTGGCTTCCTCGTAGTACATGTGGATGTCTTGGTTGATGAAGATGCTCTGAAGGACTTTAACAATCTCTATCGAGACATACAAAGATATTGGAATGAAGTAGCTGTACAGCATAGCCGCTGTTAGGAAGTGATAGAAGGCAGCAACATGAGCTCTCTTGGGGTCaaagaagatagatgagctgtCTGGTCTCAAGTACCATCTCTTCACCACACCGTCCTTGAAGTCATCTCTTGTTGTGACTCCAAAGATGACTGAGCCAATGAATGACATCAGAACCACCATGAAGAACATGAGGTAGATGATCTTATCCATCTTTCTCTCAATCATGCTTCTCTTGGAAGGAGGATCCGTTGAGTTCTGTATGACCTTTGTGTCGTGACCAGTGAAGATAACCGCGCCGAAGATGAACTCGGTGTTCCTGAGCTTTGAGTCTCTGAGGAGAAGCTGTTGAGGGGAGAGAGGGTACTTGGTTCCTTTAAGCTCCATGGTTCCGACAAAGGAGTACAAGTTGGCGTTTGGATCCTCGCATTTGACGAAAGCTTCAAAGCCTTTGAAGTTAAAGTCTTCCCTCAAGGAAGAGGTTACTTCTAGTCCTTGTTTGACTTTGAGATTGGTTTCACCGTCTAGGTTCATCGTCTCTACGTAGCAGATAGCGTCCTCGTAGCTAGATGAAAGGA
This Brassica napus cultivar Da-Ae chromosome C6, Da-Ae, whole genome shotgun sequence DNA region includes the following protein-coding sequences:
- the LOC106406571 gene encoding putative phospholipid-transporting ATPase 9 gives rise to the protein MAGSGLKRRRRRRIHLSKLYTLTCTQAFFKQDHSQIGGPGYSRLVFINEPDSPEADSSSYSDNYVRTTKYTLATFLPKSLFEQFRRVANFYFLVTGVLSFTPLAPYTAASAIFPLLFVIGATMVKEGVEDWRRNKQDIEVNNRRVKVHRGDGNFDSKEWKTLSVGDIVKVEKNQFFPADLVLLSSSYEDAICYVETMNLDGETNLKVKQGLEVTSSLREDFNFKGFEAFVKCEDPNANLYSFVGTMELKGTKYPLSPQQLLLRDSKLRNTEFIFGAVIFTGHDTKVIQNSTDPPSKRSMIERKMDKIIYLMFFMVVLMSFIGSVIFGVTTRDDFKDGVVKRWYLRPDSSSIFFDPKRAHVAAFYHFLTAAMLYSYFIPISLYVSIEIVKVLQSIFINQDIHMYYEEANKPARARTSNLNEELGQVDTILSDKTGTLTCNSMEFIKCSVAGTAYGRGVTEVEMAMGRRKGSPLVLQSDDVEYNKEPFAEEAKVKGFNFRDERIMNGNWVTEPHADVIQKFLRLLAVCHTVIPEGDEDTEKISYEAESPDEAAFVIAARELGFEFYNRTQTSISVRELDLVTGKRVERLYKVLNVLEFNSTRKRMSVIVQDEDGKLLLLCKGADNVMFERLSKNGREFEVETRDHVNEYADAGLRTLILAYRELDEKEYKDFSVRISEAKSSVSADRESLIEEVTEKVEKDLILLGATAVEDKLQNGVPDCIDKLAQAGIKIWVLTGDKMETAINIGFASSLLRQDMKQIIINLETPEIHSLEKTGEKDAIAKASKENVLLQIINGKTQLKYAGGNSDAFALIIDGKSLAYALDDDIKHIFLELAVGCASVICCRSSPKQKALVARLVKSGNGKTTLAIGDGANDVGMLQEADIGVGISGVEGMQAVMSSDIAIAQFRYLERLLLVHGHWCYRRISTMICYFFYKNITFGFTLFLYEAYTTFSSTPAYNDWFLSLYNVCFSSLPVIALGVFDQDVSARYCLKFPLLYQEGVQNVLFSWRRILGWMFNGFYSAVIIFFLCKSSLEPQAFNHQGKTPGKEILGGTMYTCIVWVVNLQMALAISYFTLIQHIVIWGSILVWYLFMTVYGELPASISTSAYRVFVEALAPSLSYWVITLFVVVSTLLPYFIYSAVQMRFFPMYHGMIQWLRYEGQCNDPEYCDMVRQRSIRPTTVGFTARLEAKKRSVRRSEPES
- the LOC106406572 gene encoding proline-rich receptor-like protein kinase PERK9, translating into MATSPAEPPVSNSPPSPPVASPPLGNSLPSNNATSPPPSQSPPPATPPPVTSLPLDNSLPSNNATSPPPPSQSSPPATPPPVTSPPLGNSLPSNNATSPPPVTPPPSPSPPPPNGAPPPVTTSPPDGSPPPPPLPKPPEASPPPPPQPVIPSPPPAIPPPPPSVQQPQASPPPPPPTPPLPPPPSSVSPPRSLPSPPTSQRSPPPPASERPIQSPPPPPSERPIQSPPSPPSERPVQSPPPPPPSRPPTSSPPSPSPPSERPIQSPPTPPPPEDTSPPPSDSFPPPTFSSPPVPGSNNPPQNNPTPSSPDTSNPSNSSGLGTGAILGITVAVALVLFSLIGLLVWCIRRREKRLSAVSGGYVTPSPRSDSAFFRTQSSAPGSHRTYFSQSQSGGLGNSKALFSYQELVKATNGFSQENLLGEGGFGCVYRGVLPDGRVVAVKQLKVGGGQGDREFKAEVETLSRIHHRHLVSIVGHCISDDRRLLIYDFVSNNDLYFHLHVSKELLDWATRVRIAAGAARGLAYLHEDCHPRIIHRDIKSSNILLEDNFDARVSDFGLARLALDCNTHITTRVMGTFGYLAPEYASSGKLTEKSDVYSFGVVLLELITGRKPVDTSQPLGEESLVEWARPLISHAIETEEFGSLADPKLGGNYVDSEMFRMIEAAGACVRHSAAKRPRMGQIVRALESLSAEDLTNGMRLGESEVFDSAQQSAEIRLFRRMAFGSQNYSTDFFTHTSYNSRDQNV
- the LOC106406573 gene encoding LOW QUALITY PROTEIN: uncharacterized protein LOC106406573 (The sequence of the model RefSeq protein was modified relative to this genomic sequence to represent the inferred CDS: inserted 2 bases in 1 codon), whose translation is MEQDCGAFTADCVVLCCCCECFILQFFIFIFYKMPSKVAHKMKRFVIRRLLRGKKRRLLPAKDEDCREEERLPGDVSRVSCMEDIEEMLHELSMEGEFVFGSFWRQGETTNDFDFGNSQYEIEETNDHXPLSLLITQDVFIALRMTIY